The Marivivens sp. LCG002 genome contains a region encoding:
- a CDS encoding endonuclease/exonuclease/phosphatase family protein, which translates to MSVWLGSPLASESIKVATFAAPLSREGPGLLLRDLVEASDDQITAIELVIAQADADVLVLTDFDFDTNSHAADALIANLEHHGASYPHSFALEPNAGQATGLDLDANGKKGEPRDAQGYGRFLGDGGLLVLSRCPLALAEDHSARLWQDLPQTRMPPETPDAIKAVQRLPSSGHWVLDVDCGPTFQLAVFAATPPVFDGEEERNDRRNADEITLWTTWASLRPTPFVIAGNANLDPQKGEGYHEAIISLLELPTLQDPLPDLDTAFWPPEKGGNLRVSYVLPSKHFDIFDAGIIHNAQIGAHALVWIEISAETSENKRAETTLSP; encoded by the coding sequence ATCTCGGTCTGGCTGGGCTCCCCCCTCGCGTCCGAGAGCATCAAAGTCGCAACCTTCGCCGCCCCTCTAAGCCGCGAAGGTCCCGGACTTCTGCTTCGCGATCTAGTCGAAGCGTCGGATGACCAGATCACCGCCATCGAACTTGTGATTGCCCAAGCCGACGCTGATGTCCTCGTCCTGACCGACTTCGACTTTGATACGAACAGCCACGCTGCCGATGCGTTGATCGCCAATCTGGAACATCACGGCGCGTCCTATCCACATTCTTTCGCGCTCGAACCCAATGCAGGACAGGCAACGGGTCTCGACCTTGATGCAAACGGCAAAAAGGGGGAGCCACGCGATGCCCAAGGCTATGGCCGATTTCTTGGGGATGGGGGGCTCCTTGTTCTTTCGCGCTGCCCTCTTGCTCTTGCCGAGGACCACTCTGCACGTCTCTGGCAGGACCTACCGCAAACCCGAATGCCGCCCGAGACGCCCGATGCGATCAAAGCGGTTCAACGCTTGCCCTCTTCTGGGCATTGGGTCTTGGATGTCGACTGCGGTCCCACCTTCCAACTCGCCGTTTTTGCTGCGACTCCACCCGTTTTCGATGGCGAAGAAGAACGCAACGACAGACGCAATGCCGACGAGATCACACTTTGGACCACTTGGGCATCACTCAGGCCCACGCCCTTTGTCATCGCAGGAAACGCCAACCTCGACCCTCAAAAGGGCGAGGGTTATCATGAGGCGATTATCTCGCTACTCGAGCTGCCGACACTCCAAGATCCCCTGCCCGACCTCGACACCGCCTTTTGGCCTCCCGAAAAAGGCGGAAACCTGAGGGTGTCTTATGTGCTCCCCTCAAAGCATTTCGATATCTTCGACGCGGGAATAATACATAACGCGCAAATCGGAGCGCACGCACTGGTCTGGATCGAAATCTCGGCAGAGACGTCAGAAAACAAGAGAGCCGAGACGACTCTTTCACCTTGA
- the leuC gene encoding 3-isopropylmalate dehydratase large subunit, translating to MSPKTLYDKIWDAHVAHEAEDGTCLLYIDRHLVHEVTSPQAFEGLRMAGRKVRAPEKTIAVPDHNVPTTLDRANASTMTEESRIQVEALDKNAKDFGINYYPVSDVRQGIVHIVGPEQGWTLPGMTVVCGDSHTATHGAFGALAHGIGTSEVEHVLATQTLIQKKSKNMKVEITGKLKPGVTAKDITLAVIGATGTAGGTGYVIEYCGEAIRDLSMEGRMTVCNMAIEGGARAGLIAPDEKTFAYCKGRPHAPKGADWDKAVEYWKTLFTDEGAHFDKVVTLKGEEIEPVVTWGTSPEDVLPISAVVPAPESFKGGKVEAAKRALDYMGLTAGQKLTDIKIDTVFIGSCTNGRIEDLRAAAEILKGKKIKDGLRAMVVPGSGLVRAQAEEEGIAQIFIDAGFEWRMAGCSMCLAMNPDQLAEGERCASTSNRNFEGRQGYKGRTHLVSPAMAAAAAITGHLTDVREMM from the coding sequence ATGTCCCCCAAGACCCTCTATGATAAAATCTGGGACGCACACGTCGCCCACGAAGCAGAAGACGGCACCTGCCTTCTCTACATCGACCGCCACCTCGTCCACGAAGTGACCTCGCCGCAGGCCTTCGAAGGTCTGCGTATGGCTGGCCGCAAGGTGCGCGCACCTGAAAAAACCATTGCCGTGCCGGACCACAACGTTCCGACCACGCTCGACCGTGCCAACGCGTCGACGATGACCGAAGAGTCCCGCATCCAGGTCGAGGCCCTCGACAAGAACGCCAAGGACTTCGGCATCAACTACTATCCCGTCTCCGACGTCCGTCAGGGCATCGTGCACATCGTCGGACCCGAGCAGGGCTGGACCCTTCCGGGCATGACCGTTGTCTGTGGCGACAGCCACACCGCGACCCACGGCGCATTCGGCGCATTGGCCCATGGTATCGGCACTTCGGAAGTGGAACACGTTCTGGCCACCCAGACCCTGATCCAGAAGAAGTCCAAGAACATGAAGGTCGAGATCACCGGCAAGCTCAAGCCGGGCGTAACCGCCAAGGACATCACCCTTGCCGTGATCGGCGCAACCGGCACCGCCGGCGGCACCGGCTATGTCATCGAATACTGCGGTGAAGCCATCCGCGACCTTTCGATGGAAGGCCGTATGACCGTCTGCAACATGGCCATCGAAGGTGGCGCACGTGCAGGTCTCATTGCTCCCGATGAAAAGACCTTTGCCTACTGCAAAGGCCGTCCCCACGCCCCCAAAGGCGCCGATTGGGACAAGGCCGTAGAATACTGGAAAACTCTCTTCACCGACGAAGGCGCGCACTTCGACAAGGTCGTCACGCTCAAAGGCGAAGAGATCGAGCCCGTTGTAACCTGGGGCACCTCGCCCGAGGACGTTCTGCCGATCTCGGCCGTCGTTCCCGCGCCCGAGTCCTTCAAAGGCGGCAAGGTCGAAGCCGCCAAGCGCGCCCTTGACTACATGGGTCTGACCGCAGGTCAGAAGCTCACCGATATCAAGATCGACACCGTGTTCATCGGCTCCTGCACCAACGGTCGTATCGAAGACCTTCGCGCTGCTGCCGAGATCCTCAAAGGCAAAAAGATCAAGGACGGCCTGCGTGCTATGGTCGTTCCGGGTTCGGGCCTCGTCCGCGCTCAAGCCGAAGAAGAAGGCATCGCCCAGATCTTTATCGATGCGGGTTTCGAATGGCGTATGGCCGGTTGCTCGATGTGCCTTGCGATGAACCCCGACCAGCTGGCCGAGGGTGAGCGCTGCGCTTCGACGTCGAACCGCAACTTCGAGGGCCGTCAGGGCTACAAGGGTCGCACCCACCTCGTTTCGCCCGCAATGGCTGCTGCCGCTGCAATCACTGGCCACCTGACCGACGTTCGGGAGATGATGTAA
- the leuD gene encoding 3-isopropylmalate dehydratase small subunit yields the protein MEKYQKLTGIAAPMPLVNIDTDMIIPKIFLKTIKRSGLGVNLFDEMRYDRQGNEIPDFVLNKPQYRDAEILIAGDNFGCGSSREHAPWAIADFGIKAIVSTSFADIFFNNCFKNGILPIVLPQDVVDVLMKDAEKGSNARMTVDLENQTITTSDGQEFKFEVDAFKKHCLLNGLDDIGLTMEHVSAIDAFEAKNKEAFPWA from the coding sequence ATGGAAAAGTATCAGAAACTCACTGGCATTGCGGCCCCGATGCCGCTCGTCAACATCGACACCGACATGATCATCCCCAAGATCTTTCTCAAGACGATCAAGCGGTCCGGTCTCGGTGTGAACCTCTTTGACGAGATGCGCTATGACCGTCAGGGCAACGAGATCCCCGATTTCGTCCTGAACAAGCCCCAGTATCGCGATGCAGAAATCCTGATCGCAGGCGACAACTTCGGCTGTGGCTCGTCGCGTGAACACGCGCCTTGGGCGATCGCTGACTTCGGGATCAAGGCCATCGTTTCGACCTCGTTCGCAGACATCTTCTTCAACAACTGCTTCAAGAACGGCATTCTGCCGATCGTTCTTCCGCAGGACGTTGTGGATGTTCTGATGAAGGACGCCGAAAAGGGCTCGAACGCCCGTATGACCGTCGATCTTGAAAACCAGACCATCACCACTTCGGACGGTCAGGAATTCAAGTTCGAAGTCGACGCGTTCAAGAAGCACTGCCTTCTCAACGGTCTCGACGACATCGGCCTGACGATGGAGCATGTTTCCGCCATCGACGCCTTTGAAGCCAAGAATAAAGAGGCGTTCCCCTGGGCCTAA
- a CDS encoding folylpolyglutamate synthase/dihydrofolate synthase family protein produces the protein MMSMHPKVIDLTLDRMLGLLPALGNPQDLLPPIIHLAGTNGKGSTQAMIRAGLEAAGKKVHAYTSPHLARFHERIRLAGELISEEHLTEILDECERSNNGANITYFEITTAAALLAFSRTKADYTLLEVGLGGEFDATNVFEKPALTVITPVSIDHQQYLGETLREIAAAKAGIIKRGVPCVVGPQLDDAMDVIEAKAARMGAPLIAFGQHWHVGEERGRMIYQDERGLLDLPLPNLPGPHQIQNAGAALAALRHLGMDDASCEAGVTKAEWPARMQRLKHGPLVDAAGRAELWLDGGHNAAGGEAIAATLARMPEKPTHMICGMLNTKDIAGYLRPLAKVTQSLHAVSIPGEMNTLPAQETCDAALAVGMTATTADSVLEAINDITAKDANCRILICGSLYLAGGVLRENG, from the coding sequence ATGATGTCGATGCACCCCAAGGTGATCGACCTCACACTCGATCGTATGCTCGGGCTTTTGCCTGCGCTCGGCAATCCGCAAGACCTGCTTCCGCCCATCATCCATCTTGCGGGCACGAACGGGAAAGGCTCGACCCAAGCCATGATCCGTGCGGGCCTCGAAGCCGCAGGGAAAAAGGTGCACGCTTATACTTCGCCGCACCTTGCGCGGTTTCACGAACGCATCAGGCTTGCGGGCGAACTGATCTCAGAAGAGCATCTCACAGAAATACTGGATGAGTGCGAGCGCTCGAACAACGGTGCGAACATCACCTACTTCGAGATCACCACTGCCGCCGCTCTTCTGGCGTTCAGCAGAACCAAAGCGGATTATACACTTCTCGAGGTCGGTCTCGGGGGTGAATTCGACGCGACCAATGTGTTCGAAAAACCTGCCCTGACCGTCATAACGCCTGTCTCGATCGACCATCAGCAATACCTTGGCGAAACGCTTCGCGAGATCGCTGCCGCGAAGGCAGGCATTATCAAGCGCGGTGTGCCTTGTGTCGTCGGCCCCCAGCTTGATGACGCAATGGATGTGATCGAAGCCAAGGCCGCACGGATGGGCGCGCCGCTCATCGCTTTCGGCCAGCACTGGCATGTCGGCGAAGAGCGCGGACGCATGATCTATCAGGACGAGCGTGGTCTGTTGGACCTGCCGCTTCCCAATCTCCCTGGCCCGCACCAGATCCAGAATGCGGGCGCGGCGCTTGCCGCATTACGCCACCTCGGAATGGACGATGCCTCTTGCGAGGCGGGCGTCACCAAGGCCGAGTGGCCCGCACGGATGCAGCGGCTCAAACATGGCCCGCTGGTCGATGCGGCAGGGCGCGCCGAGCTTTGGCTAGATGGTGGGCATAACGCAGCAGGAGGCGAAGCCATCGCCGCAACACTTGCCCGAATGCCCGAAAAGCCGACCCACATGATCTGTGGTATGCTGAACACCAAGGACATTGCGGGCTATCTTCGCCCCCTTGCCAAAGTGACCCAGAGCCTTCACGCCGTTTCGATCCCGGGCGAGATGAACACCCTCCCCGCTCAAGAAACCTGTGACGCGGCACTGGCCGTCGGGATGACGGCAACGACCGCCGATAGCGTTCTGGAGGCGATCAACGACATCACCGCGAAAGATGCGAATTGTCGAATTTTGATCTGCGGTTCCCTTTATCTTGCCGGCGGAGTCCTGCGCGAAAACGGCTAG
- the rsfS gene encoding ribosome silencing factor, which translates to MTANATMTTSDNTLASVLASLDDDKAEDIVQIDLRGKTSIADHMVIASGRSTRQVASISQKLAEKLKAEFGILCKVEGAEIGDWVLIDAGDVIVHVFRPEVREFYQLEKMWLPSGAHTAG; encoded by the coding sequence ATGACGGCGAACGCTACCATGACGACAAGCGATAATACGCTCGCCTCTGTCCTTGCATCTCTCGATGATGATAAAGCCGAAGACATCGTGCAGATCGATCTGCGCGGCAAGACCTCCATCGCCGATCATATGGTGATCGCCTCTGGTCGTTCGACCCGTCAGGTTGCCTCGATCTCGCAAAAGCTTGCCGAAAAGCTCAAGGCCGAGTTCGGTATTCTGTGCAAAGTCGAAGGCGCCGAAATCGGTGACTGGGTGCTGATCGATGCGGGTGACGTGATTGTTCACGTGTTCCGTCCCGAAGTGCGCGAGTTCTATCAGCTCGAGAAGATGTGGCTCCCGTCCGGAGCGCATACCGCAGGCTGA
- a CDS encoding LysM peptidoglycan-binding domain-containing protein — protein sequence MIRLVLAFVSLAIAVCGFIVFMPFGSEETPTDAQVTRAATDATISSLMQDANPTALAVAAAPAPMGNSTAAKILAATGGGVQPEQKIKTDNSTLAETSAAVLAALGVQNADTTVTDGGEFQEVTASILAGINGVTGKPQEVARPATGLQSLVAQALKEGQSDSYIDALLNEAAVAGEVAVPAILVTSDGKVDTATLLASIVADAQTLAGGAAPEVPNVPIGDGTGVEVRVVQTATDTKQYRFYTVGTGDSLGSIAIKFYGSVAHYPRIFEANRQILSSPDRIQTGQRLIIPDIS from the coding sequence ATGATCCGTTTAGTCCTTGCCTTTGTCTCCCTCGCCATTGCTGTTTGTGGCTTCATCGTCTTCATGCCGTTCGGCTCTGAGGAAACCCCGACCGACGCTCAGGTCACGCGCGCAGCAACAGATGCGACGATCTCCTCGCTGATGCAGGACGCCAACCCGACAGCGCTCGCGGTGGCGGCGGCACCCGCACCGATGGGCAACAGCACAGCGGCCAAAATTCTGGCCGCTACGGGCGGCGGCGTCCAGCCGGAGCAAAAGATCAAGACCGACAACTCGACATTGGCTGAGACCTCCGCCGCAGTGCTTGCCGCGCTCGGGGTGCAGAATGCCGATACGACCGTCACGGACGGCGGCGAATTCCAGGAGGTCACCGCCTCGATCCTTGCAGGGATCAATGGCGTCACGGGCAAGCCCCAAGAGGTCGCCCGCCCTGCAACGGGTCTTCAATCGCTCGTCGCGCAAGCCCTCAAAGAAGGCCAATCGGATTCCTACATCGACGCTCTTTTGAATGAAGCCGCGGTAGCGGGCGAAGTTGCGGTTCCCGCGATCCTCGTCACCTCGGACGGCAAAGTGGATACGGCAACTCTACTCGCCTCGATCGTCGCGGATGCTCAGACCCTTGCGGGAGGCGCAGCACCAGAGGTCCCCAACGTCCCGATCGGTGATGGCACAGGCGTCGAAGTTCGCGTTGTTCAAACCGCGACCGACACGAAACAGTATCGCTTCTATACTGTCGGCACGGGCGACAGTCTCGGGTCGATCGCCATCAAGTTTTATGGCTCGGTAGCGCATTATCCCCGCATCTTCGAGGCAAATCGCCAGATTCTTTCGAGCCCTGATCGCATCCAGACGGGCCAGCGTCTGATCATCCCCGATATCTCGTGA
- the zapE gene encoding cell division protein ZapE, with product MTIHEAYHAAVAAGTIKSDPAQLSVLDDLERVREELSRPIKRGLFRKKPEPVKGLYLWGGVGRGKSMLMDLLFNIVDVPKERSHFHAFMQWVHSEMNLARKRGVDDAIKPVADDLAARVRFLAFDEMQITDITDAMIVGRLFEKLFEAGVTVVTTSNRVPDDLYKNGLNRNLFLPFIELIKEKLEVRELASRTDHRQGRLAGEKTYFAPISPEARAAIASIWDDFTQGKAKPLVLRIKARDVELPGFYNGVARASFFDLCGKMLGPADYIAIAEAARVLILEDIPRLSRHNFNEAKRFVTLIDALYEAKVRLICSAADIPERLYVEGEGAFEFERTASRLREMQGADWGREE from the coding sequence ATGACAATTCACGAGGCCTATCATGCCGCTGTTGCGGCGGGGACGATCAAGTCCGATCCCGCTCAGCTTTCGGTGCTCGATGATCTTGAACGTGTCCGCGAGGAGTTGTCTCGCCCGATCAAAAGGGGGCTCTTCCGCAAGAAACCCGAACCTGTAAAGGGGCTCTATCTTTGGGGTGGCGTAGGGCGTGGCAAGTCCATGCTCATGGACCTTTTGTTCAATATCGTCGACGTTCCAAAGGAACGCAGCCATTTCCACGCCTTTATGCAGTGGGTCCATTCGGAAATGAACCTCGCGCGCAAGCGAGGCGTCGATGACGCGATCAAACCTGTCGCGGACGATCTTGCCGCCCGTGTCCGTTTCCTTGCATTTGACGAGATGCAGATTACCGACATCACCGACGCGATGATCGTCGGGCGTCTGTTCGAAAAGCTTTTCGAAGCAGGCGTCACCGTTGTGACGACATCGAACCGTGTGCCTGATGACCTTTACAAGAATGGACTGAATCGCAATCTCTTCTTGCCCTTTATCGAGCTGATCAAAGAAAAGCTCGAGGTGCGCGAGCTCGCGAGTAGAACCGACCACCGTCAAGGGCGGCTTGCCGGGGAAAAGACCTATTTCGCGCCGATCTCACCCGAAGCGCGCGCCGCGATCGCGTCTATTTGGGACGATTTCACCCAAGGCAAGGCAAAGCCTTTGGTGCTTCGGATCAAAGCCCGCGATGTGGAGCTTCCCGGCTTCTATAACGGCGTGGCCCGTGCGTCGTTCTTTGACTTGTGCGGCAAGATGCTTGGGCCCGCTGATTATATCGCAATCGCCGAAGCCGCTCGGGTGCTCATTTTGGAAGATATTCCCCGCCTGAGCCGTCACAACTTCAACGAGGCCAAGCGGTTTGTCACGTTGATCGACGCGCTCTATGAGGCCAAGGTTCGGTTGATCTGTTCTGCTGCGGATATTCCCGAACGGCTTTATGTCGAGGGCGAGGGCGCGTTCGAGTTCGAGCGCACAGCCAGCCGACTGCGCGAGATGCAGGGCGCCGACTGGGGCCGCGAGGAATAA
- a CDS encoding calcium-binding protein, giving the protein MLAFIFFLPLFALAGLVTGQPTEDSDEDQLPQADDSLDTDGLLNNDIINAPDTVSADDNLIRVATNQRFWGSDDGEEITGHEGNDIIGGMGGNDFIDAGRGEDLVYGGNGNDVINGGADDDRLLGGDGDDQIFGGLGNDMLYGGRGTDTLFGDLGDDVLSGDADDLLYGEDGSDVLRFNEGGTGGVAYGGSGDDVLFSGGGGVILSGGAGSDLFWSSSQDDPISANGDLNDVIVSDYDPNEDILVLQLTNGPDDNPAHLEQITPDMFSFTVTNVTTELGTAARVDLYFNDGGLDLSSVTKGGSLTLVGIDASEVNTDEIYVVIRDENAALEAQVTAPIIRAAHA; this is encoded by the coding sequence ATGTTGGCTTTTATTTTTTTCTTACCCCTGTTTGCTCTGGCCGGCCTTGTGACCGGACAGCCGACCGAGGACTCGGATGAAGACCAGCTCCCTCAAGCCGATGATTCCCTTGATACCGATGGGCTGTTGAATAACGACATCATCAACGCCCCCGACACCGTAAGCGCAGACGACAACCTGATCAGGGTCGCCACAAACCAAAGATTTTGGGGCTCCGACGATGGCGAAGAAATCACCGGCCACGAAGGCAACGACATCATCGGCGGTATGGGCGGCAACGATTTCATTGACGCAGGCCGCGGCGAAGACCTCGTTTATGGCGGCAACGGCAATGACGTGATCAACGGCGGAGCAGATGACGACCGACTTCTCGGCGGGGATGGCGACGATCAGATCTTCGGTGGCCTCGGAAACGATATGCTTTACGGCGGCAGAGGCACCGACACCTTGTTCGGTGATCTTGGCGATGACGTCCTCTCGGGCGATGCAGATGACCTTCTCTATGGCGAGGACGGTTCGGATGTGCTGCGCTTCAACGAAGGCGGCACAGGCGGTGTTGCATATGGCGGCTCGGGTGACGATGTTCTCTTCTCTGGCGGCGGCGGCGTCATCCTGTCGGGCGGCGCAGGAAGTGATCTTTTCTGGTCCTCGTCCCAAGACGATCCCATTTCCGCGAACGGCGATCTGAACGATGTGATCGTGTCGGACTATGATCCGAACGAAGACATCCTTGTTCTTCAACTCACCAATGGTCCGGATGACAATCCCGCACATCTGGAGCAGATCACCCCCGATATGTTCAGCTTCACCGTCACCAATGTGACGACGGAGCTTGGAACCGCTGCGCGCGTCGATCTCTATTTCAATGACGGCGGTCTCGATCTTTCGAGCGTAACCAAAGGCGGGAGCCTCACTCTCGTGGGGATCGACGCCTCGGAAGTGAACACCGACGAGATCTACGTTGTCATTCGCGACGAAAATGCCGCACTCGAAGCGCAGGTGACCGCGCCGATAATCAGAGCCGCGCACGCCTGA
- the rlmH gene encoding 23S rRNA (pseudouridine(1915)-N(3))-methyltransferase RlmH: MRVHIVAVGRLRASPEFDLINDYLTRFDRTGRALALGPANIIEVEDKKGGGMPAEASLIERAIPSGSLICILDERGKVMTSPAFAEQLGGWRDQGRQDVAFVIGGADGIDPAFRAKADAALSFGKMVWPHMLVRVMLSEQLYRAASILSGSPYHRE, from the coding sequence ATGCGCGTCCATATCGTTGCGGTGGGCCGCCTTCGGGCGAGCCCCGAGTTCGACCTGATCAACGACTACCTGACGCGATTTGACCGCACCGGTCGGGCGCTTGCGCTCGGGCCAGCGAATATCATCGAGGTCGAGGATAAGAAAGGCGGCGGCATGCCTGCCGAGGCGAGCTTGATCGAGCGCGCCATCCCTAGCGGCTCTTTGATTTGTATCCTCGATGAACGCGGCAAAGTCATGACGTCCCCCGCCTTTGCCGAGCAGCTTGGCGGCTGGCGTGACCAAGGCCGTCAGGATGTCGCCTTTGTCATCGGCGGTGCAGATGGCATCGATCCTGCATTCCGTGCCAAAGCAGATGCTGCGCTTTCCTTTGGTAAAATGGTCTGGCCGCATATGCTTGTTCGGGTCATGCTGAGCGAGCAACTTTATCGCGCGGCGTCGATCCTCTCGGGATCGCCCTATCACAGAGAGTGA
- the leuB gene encoding 3-isopropylmalate dehydrogenase, whose product MSNPSILILAGDGIGPEVMAEVKKIINWYGDKRSIKFDVSEDLVGGCAYDKHGTPLHDDTMAKAQEVDAVLLGAVGGPKYDDLDFSVKPERGLLRLRKEMDLYSNLRPAQCFDALADFSSLKRDVVAGLDIVIVRELTSGIYFGEPRGIITEGNERVGINTQRYTESEIARVARSAFELARRRNNKVCSMEKANVMESGILWRQVVTEIHQKEYSDVELSHMYADAGAMQLCRWPKQFDVIVTDNLFGDLLSDAAAMLTGSLGMLPSASLGAPMANGRPKALYEPVHGSAPDIAGQGKANPIACVLSFAMALRYSFDLGDEADRLEKAVEKVLADGVRTADLLGEEGVTPVSTSEMGDKIVEALDASLA is encoded by the coding sequence ATGTCCAACCCCTCGATCCTGATCCTCGCCGGCGACGGCATCGGCCCCGAAGTTATGGCCGAGGTCAAGAAGATCATTAACTGGTACGGCGACAAGCGCTCTATCAAATTCGACGTTTCCGAAGACCTCGTCGGTGGCTGCGCCTATGACAAGCACGGCACCCCGCTTCACGACGATACCATGGCCAAGGCTCAGGAAGTCGACGCTGTTCTTCTCGGTGCCGTTGGTGGCCCGAAGTACGACGATCTCGACTTCTCGGTGAAACCCGAGCGCGGTCTTCTCCGTCTTCGCAAAGAAATGGACCTCTACTCCAACCTCCGTCCGGCACAGTGCTTTGATGCTCTTGCCGACTTCTCGTCGCTCAAGCGTGACGTGGTTGCAGGTCTTGATATCGTTATCGTCCGCGAACTGACCTCGGGCATCTACTTCGGTGAGCCGCGCGGCATCATCACCGAAGGCAACGAGCGCGTCGGTATCAACACCCAGCGCTACACCGAGTCGGAAATCGCGCGCGTTGCCCGTTCGGCCTTTGAACTCGCTCGCCGCCGCAACAACAAGGTCTGCTCGATGGAGAAGGCCAACGTTATGGAATCGGGTATCTTGTGGCGTCAGGTCGTGACCGAGATCCACCAGAAAGAATATTCGGACGTCGAGCTGTCGCACATGTATGCAGACGCAGGCGCTATGCAGCTTTGCCGCTGGCCCAAGCAGTTCGACGTGATCGTCACCGACAACCTCTTCGGTGACCTCCTTTCGGACGCTGCTGCCATGCTCACCGGTTCGCTCGGCATGCTGCCTTCGGCTTCGCTCGGCGCTCCCATGGCCAATGGTCGCCCCAAAGCGCTCTACGAGCCCGTACACGGCTCGGCTCCCGATATCGCAGGTCAGGGCAAAGCGAATCCGATTGCGTGTGTTCTCTCCTTTGCAATGGCGCTCCGCTATTCGTTCGATCTCGGCGACGAAGCCGACCGTCTGGAAAAGGCCGTGGAAAAGGTTCTCGCCGATGGCGTGCGCACTGCCGACCTCCTCGGAGAAGAGGGCGTCACGCCCGTCAGCACCTCCGAGATGGGCGACAAGATCGTCGAGGCATTGGACGCATCGCTCGCGTAA
- a CDS encoding rhodanese-like domain-containing protein → MMVRIGALIAAVVTFAFATGTSAQTVKITEDKASVSFVLNGQSYTIERNQDENATLEAEFTKTSRSCPPFCVQPISIAEGVETYGELEILGFLENEVAGGTGLLVDARLPEFYVKGTIPGALNIPFSALSADNPYLTDILKALGAKDAGGSLDFSSALQLALFCNGPWCGQSPRAITELLDAGYPAERIKYYRGGMQDWLGLGLSTIIPNQ, encoded by the coding sequence ATGATGGTGCGTATTGGCGCGTTGATCGCAGCCGTGGTGACTTTTGCTTTTGCAACGGGAACGTCGGCCCAGACAGTGAAAATTACAGAGGACAAGGCCAGCGTGAGCTTTGTGCTCAACGGTCAGTCATACACGATCGAACGAAACCAGGATGAAAACGCGACGCTCGAAGCCGAGTTCACAAAAACGTCGCGCAGCTGTCCGCCGTTTTGCGTTCAACCCATTTCCATAGCAGAAGGCGTGGAAACCTATGGCGAACTCGAGATCCTCGGTTTTCTTGAAAACGAGGTCGCAGGCGGCACAGGGCTTCTCGTCGATGCGCGCCTGCCCGAATTTTACGTCAAAGGCACCATTCCGGGAGCGTTGAACATTCCCTTCTCGGCCCTCTCTGCAGATAACCCCTATCTGACCGACATTCTCAAGGCACTTGGCGCCAAGGATGCGGGTGGGTCACTTGATTTCAGCTCTGCCCTACAACTCGCGCTTTTCTGCAATGGTCCGTGGTGTGGGCAATCGCCACGCGCAATCACCGAATTGCTTGATGCGGGCTATCCTGCAGAGCGGATCAAATATTATCGCGGCGGAATGCAAGACTGGCTCGGTCTTGGGCTTTCGACCATTATTCCCAATCAATAA